The genomic interval AATTGACAAATAAAAGTCTCACTCTGATACACTGTGATTATGTATCTGAGCTGTTGCTAAAGTgcacgtgccaagaccagagcAGGCACACTTCCTGTTTATCACAGAGTCTGGATGGGATGGAAACATACTTTAGCACTGTTGCTGACTACCTTTAAGTAGCAAACCatggactacttttaacaatttccactgaacattttacaaaaaaCATTTACTTCAAGAACTGAGCAGtggcaaagtttggtaacagaatgatgacTGACTCTGTTAACCTGGAATTGCCAAGTAGTGACATGTTTTGGAGATATCTATTATTTTGAATGATAGAAAGTAAACAAAAGTATTTCATATATTGTATAGACATAactaaaagttttttttttactataaTATGTGTCCCTAAGCCTTGTCATTGGTGCTATCGCCTTAAAAAGCCCTCATTACAAAGATATACAACGACCTTGAGCATTCCCTCCAGTGGCAAACTAATCGGGGAGGGGTATAGTTGAAAGAAAGAAAATGATTAGCTTATCACACCTTTTTAGTATGTCAAAATATAGGATTCCACTGATAATTTGGTGTGTAAATACATCATGTCATTGGTTTTACTCAATTTAAATGAAAGGAAATTAAATTGTGAGCAAAAATGATAAATCATATCACTTCACACTTTTGAAAAGTGTCAATGACCTTAGCTTTGAGAATCTGTGGCCGCCATTAAAGGAAATCCTTAATGACCTAAAATGTGTCATTGGTGTTACTACTCCTACTGATGGCACAATGTTATGATAACGGTCAAATATAGTAAAAGTCATTAAGTCACCATATTAGTTGATTTAGAAGatgtacaaaatacattttttttttaaatgccactACTCAAGAATAACTCAAATGCCGTATGCCAACAACTACTGTACTGAGGTTGTTTGGTTAAGAAGAATTGAGCCATACTTACTTTATCTTGAGGGAGACGCCCTGAGGTACTCCTACACTGACAGTCGCCCCCAAGACACTGTGCCGACTGATCTTTCTCTCTGCACCATACTCCACCACCGTCCCAAAAAAGCCAGCTCTACAAGACAATGACAGACAGTCAGTTAAGTCTTCCTATATTGTCCATGAACTGACCTGATGATTTATAATAATGGTTTCAGTTCTAAGGTTCAATGGCCTCCATTTATCACAACAAACAAATGTTCAAATCTGGATTTTTTTGGTATTttaccccccttttctccccaattttgtgatatccaattacgatcttgcctcattgctgcaactccccaacaggctcgggagaggcgaaggtcgagtcatgcatcatccgaaacatgacccgccaaaccgcgcttcttaacacccgccgcttaacccggaagccagctgcaccaaacatcgttcaactgacgaccgaagtcagcctgcaggcacctggCCTGCAGGATGGGATACGTAAACCCACCcctaacaacgctgggccaattgtgcgccaccctatgggactcccggccggttgtgacacagcctgggattgaacccgggtctgtagggacgcctcagaccgctgcaccactcgggaggcccaaatGTTCAAATCTTATTATAAAAGTGGACATACTTGATTGAGCCCTTGACTTTGGTCTGGTCATCATCCTGGAACTTGTACTGGTAGCTCATCATCATGAAGGAGTGAGGGATCCCAAGCTGCAGAGGGCCAACAAATACAGTTAGGACAGGAAATAGAGAATACATCCGCAACAGACAGCAGTCCCTTTTTATACTACAATTGCACTATTTAATTATATTATGCTGTGCTGACCTGCATGGCCAAGGTGAAGTGGCTGGTCTTCGTGTCCCTGACGATGCTGGTGTTCATGGAGGACTGGGTGCCCCAGCGCCACTGCAGGTAGCCCATGGTGTTCTTGTCCAGGTGCCGAGCCAGCATCGTGGTGCAACCAGGCCGCACGCCCCGGGACGAGAAATGGAGTCCACACTGAGCAGTCACAAAGCTGGAGAAAAACAAGTCATTCTACATATTTTCTGACTCAACTGTAGACAAACACAATGGGATGCTGCTTTACAGATTTCTAATGTTCTGGAATCTTGACTTACCAGCGAGCTGTGAGGTTGCGGAATATCTTCATACCTAAGAAGGGCCCGTGTGTGTCTCCTGCCCCAAACTCCACCTGGTGGATAAACAAATAACCTCTCAGTCTAAAATAGAACTTTCACATTGTGCTACTCAAGTGTAAAATAGAACACAAATGTGATATTTGTTTGTTTGCATGTTTTTTAGGTGTGTGAGCATTTGAAAGCACTAgtatgcagtgtgtgtgagagtgtctaTATGTGCATGTGTATATGTAAGTAGAAACTGTAAATGATTGAATGGTTCCTGACCTCCCCCCAGCCCTTAGCAGAGGTGACTCTCCGCAGTGCCACGTTAATGTTTCCTCCTCCGTTTCCATTGTGGGTtgagagggagccagagagaacAGCTGTGTCTGAGGTGGTGAGGGGGGCCTGCAATAGGTAACAAATAACATTACACCTAGTTTTCCAATGTGGTGGTCCGTTAGCCAAACTTCTACCCATACAAATATTTTAAGAACTTTTCAAACCCATTTCGAGCTTTTCTATTACCTCTATGGATTGTGATATGTGCATCTTGTTGATCTCAACATGTGGGAAGCCCCCTCCAGGCACATCCTCGTAATCCTCCTCATAGCGATCAAAGAGGTCTGTGGCATCTACACCCACACTGATCATCCCCTGAATGAGACAGTCACATCAATAAATTATCATGCAACAGCAGGGTTTCAGTCCTATAGTCACTAATACAGCACACAAACTGACACACAAATAAACATTAGACCTTAGGATTGGTCCTCTGCTGTagccgtctctcctccctctctctctgcagacgcTCAAACTCCTCTCGGATCTCTACTGGTGATCTTTTTCTCTCCACCACCTAGAATCAGTAAGACATGAGCCATTTCTGCCTGATGATCAGCGACACTCATTAGCTTGACAATGAACATATATAGTACTTCCTGCCACAgtagcctatatatatatatatatatatatatatatattataaggGCAAGCCCAAAAGAAAATGCTGTACTTACCTCCCATCCTTCAACATCCAGTCCTCTCTTGCCATAGATGTCATAGATAGCTCGTGACTGTGGGTCACTAAGGACTACAGGGAGAAACATGCAACTGATCAGTTCCAATGAAAGGTTCAGATACATAGAATCCAGAGACAACAACGATCAAGTTCACCTAAATGTTCAGCTGAAACGGAGTGAAGCCATGATTGAAACATGGCATGAAGTCACAGTCTCGGATTCTTCTTACCTTCATAAGCTTGATGCACTAGGTTAAAGAGCTGTTCCGCCTGCCTTTTCAATTCAGGGTCTCTGTGCTTGTCTGGGTGGTAGAGCATGCACAGTCGCCTGTATGACCCCTTCAGTTCCTCCTGTGATGCCTAATAGATGAACAGAAGAAAACATGAGAACTTCAACTTACTTATGAGAAAGTACTAGCTAGTTAATATGATTCCAAGTAAACAAATACATCTTTTCAACAAAGGGTTTTGAAGTGACGACCAAACATTTACATGTTGCACAGGCCTAACTATCAAGCCAAGCAGCTAGTGCACTTGCATGTGTAACAGTCTTGCTCCCGCTCCCTCCTTGCCctaacctgggctcgaaccagggacccacCCCTCTGAACACGACGTTTCACCCAGGAAACTTTgttacctatcgctccacaaaagccggaGCCCTCGCAGAGCAAGGGagacaactacttcaaggtctcagagggAATGACATCACCGAATGAAACGCTAATAGCGTGCACTGCTAACTATATTGCCATGTTACACCCGTTAGCCAAGGGGAGAACGACTGCCCTCTTTCATTGAAGCCACGGAAATTCAAGGCTGACCGCGATACTGCAGGCATTGTTTGTAGAAAACAGGATCCCCCATTATAGTAAATGAACAAATGGCAATATTTACGTAAATACAACATTCGAAGACAAGCATGGTACTAATAATTGATTCTAATACACCAGGTATCCTTGAACCGATCATTTTAAAATCGCAAACAAGTTTAGTTGCTAATGGCAGTCTGCAGTACCCCGGTCGACCTTCAACTTCAGTTTCTCAATGAGAAGGGGGCAGCACCGAACTAGCCTGCAATGTTACTTCCTGGAGTAGCTCTAACTACGCATGCTATGTCTCAATGCgctattgagtcttcacataggaatgaatggtgtcacatGATCAGTGGCATTGTccattcatatatacagtcattggtTTACACTTGATGCTCTCGATCACGGACAATATCTGCATAGACGACTCAAATAATGTATAAGAGAAAAACAGACCATACCCGCAATCTATTCTACGATGGCATGGACAAAAGTCAGGGATAATGTTCTTGTCACCAATCACTCAATGTTGGTTGGCTAGCTGCCTAACTTGTGCCAACTAACTTGACTTTGACGAGCTAGTAACGTTACACATATTTATTGGTTAGCAGCTAATGTTAGATACGGGTGATGTGTGTTAAACAATTGTATAAATAGTATCAGATAAACGTACATTTGCTTAGCCACATTTTATCCAAGTCTGAAATCAATGGGCTTGTTCGAGTGTTAAGGCTAAAGCAACCGACTGTAGACAGCCGAAAGTCGGACACTAATGTtgttttccaacagcaaggctcagTGCAACATGGCAGTGTTGGCATTGTTTTTAAACGTTTCTTTATAATGTTGAAATAAACATCCTCCATATCACACACAAACATAAGTGTATACATTGTAAAATCAATTGGTGGGAGAGAGCCTCTAATATCATCAATGTTGTTACTGATTGACAATAGGGCCTCccaacaaagaagatggctgcAAGATGAAGTTAGGGAACAAAACCAGAAACGTTCAGTCGACTGCAATAAAAACTTAAGTGACCTTTGATCACGTTTTTTGTAAAGTTCATGCAGCCGAAATGTAAACAAACCCCAGACAATATTatccccataatgcaacacttTGAAAGGGGTGAGCAACGATGGTCACCAACTTGACAAAAGGGATCCTCTCGAACGCGCCCAACCATAAACGGGGGTCAACTGACTTAGCTAGCTATCTGGCTAGCTAGCAAAACGGTACGCCGCATACATTTATTTGTTC from Oncorhynchus keta strain PuntledgeMale-10-30-2019 chromosome 27, Oket_V2, whole genome shotgun sequence carries:
- the LOC118359864 gene encoding dnaJ homolog subfamily C member 11 isoform X1; this translates as MAPALEDGEFDNDDYYSLLNVRREASQEELKGSYRRLCMLYHPDKHRDPELKRQAEQLFNLVHQAYEVLSDPQSRAIYDIYGKRGLDVEGWEVVERKRSPVEIREEFERLQREREERRLQQRTNPKGMISVGVDATDLFDRYEEDYEDVPGGGFPHVEINKMHISQSIEAPLTTSDTAVLSGSLSTHNGNGGGNINVALRRVTSAKGWGEVEFGAGDTHGPFLGMKIFRNLTARCFVTAQCGLHFSSRGVRPGCTTMLARHLDKNTMGYLQWRWGTQSSMNTSIVRDTKTSHFTLAMQLGIPHSFMMMSYQYKFQDDDQTKVKGSIKAGFFGTVVEYGAERKISRHSVLGATVSVGVPQGVSLKIKLNRASQTYFFPIHLTDQLLPSAVFYATVGPLVFYLAIQRLVIRPYVRAQKEQDLEKHRESSASDIARKRQEAESAVLLMQESVRRIIETEESKMGLIILNAWYGKFVTDNSHKHERAKVIDVTVPLQCLVKDSKLILTEATKSGLPGFYDPCVGEEKSLKLLYQFQGVMHQVLSAEGEALRIPKQSHRIDADT
- the LOC118359864 gene encoding dnaJ homolog subfamily C member 11 isoform X2; protein product: MLYHPDKHRDPELKRQAEQLFNLVHQAYEVLSDPQSRAIYDIYGKRGLDVEGWEVVERKRSPVEIREEFERLQREREERRLQQRTNPKGMISVGVDATDLFDRYEEDYEDVPGGGFPHVEINKMHISQSIEAPLTTSDTAVLSGSLSTHNGNGGGNINVALRRVTSAKGWGEVEFGAGDTHGPFLGMKIFRNLTARCFVTAQCGLHFSSRGVRPGCTTMLARHLDKNTMGYLQWRWGTQSSMNTSIVRDTKTSHFTLAMQLGIPHSFMMMSYQYKFQDDDQTKVKGSIKAGFFGTVVEYGAERKISRHSVLGATVSVGVPQGVSLKIKLNRASQTYFFPIHLTDQLLPSAVFYATVGPLVFYLAIQRLVIRPYVRAQKEQDLEKHRESSASDIARKRQEAESAVLLMQESVRRIIETEESKMGLIILNAWYGKFVTDNSHKHERAKVIDVTVPLQCLVKDSKLILTEATKSGLPGFYDPCVGEEKSLKLLYQFQGVMHQVLSAEGEALRIPKQSHRIDADT